The following proteins are encoded in a genomic region of Phycisphaerales bacterium:
- a CDS encoding FAD:protein FMN transferase has protein sequence MHLSLKQRMRRLAVAAACIIALTGCTASQRAPSPPLGRFEFSQVHMGVRARLVLYARDQAEATDAASAAFERIAEIDAIMSDYRVDSELMRLGARAGQGPVPVSDELFEVLVISGDLHARSSGSFDVTAGPLVQLWREMRRSGQLAAAQEIAAARALVGGRWVRLDARAQTVELLQPGMRLDLGGIAKGYACDGAAAVLRQCGISRYLVAMAGDIVVGEPPPDRDAWEVAVEGGVSGSGDSEAPVVRLVNAAVSTSGDAQQYVEIAGRRYSHIVDPRTGFGSSRRIAATVIAPSGMMSDSLATALCLLPMDSGLALVAEYEGVEALIEEGLDGSSRIHATPGMARWLAQRKKSVP, from the coding sequence ATGCATCTCTCTCTAAAGCAGCGGATGCGCCGGCTGGCTGTCGCCGCTGCGTGCATCATCGCACTCACCGGCTGCACCGCGTCGCAGCGCGCGCCCTCGCCGCCGCTTGGGCGCTTCGAGTTCAGCCAGGTGCACATGGGGGTGCGGGCCCGGCTCGTGCTCTACGCCCGCGATCAGGCCGAGGCGACTGATGCGGCCAGCGCTGCGTTCGAGCGCATCGCCGAAATCGACGCCATCATGAGCGACTACCGGGTGGACAGCGAACTCATGCGCCTGGGCGCGCGGGCCGGCCAGGGTCCGGTGCCCGTGAGCGATGAACTCTTCGAGGTGCTCGTGATCTCCGGCGATCTGCACGCGCGCTCATCGGGAAGTTTCGACGTCACCGCCGGTCCGCTCGTGCAACTCTGGCGCGAGATGCGCCGCAGCGGGCAGCTCGCCGCTGCGCAGGAGATTGCCGCGGCGCGCGCCCTCGTCGGCGGGCGATGGGTGCGCCTCGACGCCAGGGCGCAGACGGTCGAACTGCTCCAGCCCGGCATGCGCCTCGATCTCGGCGGCATCGCCAAGGGCTACGCCTGCGACGGTGCCGCCGCGGTCTTGCGACAGTGTGGCATCAGTCGCTATCTCGTGGCCATGGCCGGCGACATCGTGGTGGGGGAGCCGCCTCCCGATCGCGATGCCTGGGAAGTCGCCGTCGAAGGCGGCGTCTCGGGCAGCGGCGACTCCGAAGCGCCTGTTGTGCGGCTGGTCAATGCCGCCGTCTCCACCTCGGGCGACGCCCAGCAGTACGTCGAGATCGCCGGCCGGCGCTACTCGCACATCGTCGATCCCCGCACCGGGTTCGGCTCCTCGCGCCGCATCGCCGCGACCGTCATCGCGCCCAGCGGCATGATGTCCGATTCGCTCGCCACGGCCCTGTGCCTGCTGCCGATGGACAGCGGCCTGGCGTTGGTTGCTGAATACGAGGGCGTCGAAGCGCTGATCGAAGAGGGGCTCGACGGGTCCTCGCGGATCCACGCCACGCCGGGTATGGCCCGCTGGCTCGCCCAGCGCAAGAAAAGCGTCCCGTAG